In Actinomycetota bacterium, the following are encoded in one genomic region:
- a CDS encoding aminotransferase class I/II-fold pyridoxal phosphate-dependent enzyme, producing MTDEERRPGFATRAIHGARTPPVEQDPASVPIYQTSTWRFDTSEDYAEVINFRRHGYVYGRGFGNPTVEAFEGVMADLEGTESAYAFASGMAAVHATATTFATAGDRIVSSTELYGGSYSLFHSVLPRYGIEVTYVSPHDVDAVAAALPGAKLFFVETIANPNCTVADLAALGARCREAGVPSAVDNTFASPYLCNPAALGFDVVLHSATKYVGGHSDLIGGVACGSEETRVALRRTAIDVGGAMEAFPAWLCLRGLVTLPLRIERHSGSAQRVAEFLESHPKVERVHYPGLASHPHHRIALRELRGGLGGGMLAVEVGGGVDAAVRFCDSLKLAWVGTSLGGDKTLVGHAASTTHRQMDPEARRAAGIADGLVRVSVGLEDAEDLVADFDQALEKA from the coding sequence ATGACCGACGAGGAACGCCGGCCCGGCTTCGCCACCCGGGCCATCCACGGGGCCCGAACGCCTCCCGTCGAGCAGGACCCGGCCAGCGTCCCCATCTACCAGACCTCGACGTGGCGGTTCGACACCTCCGAGGACTATGCCGAGGTCATCAACTTCCGCCGCCACGGCTACGTCTACGGCCGCGGGTTCGGCAACCCCACGGTGGAGGCGTTCGAGGGGGTCATGGCCGACCTCGAGGGGACGGAATCGGCGTACGCGTTCGCCTCGGGGATGGCGGCCGTCCACGCCACCGCCACTACGTTCGCGACCGCCGGCGACCGCATCGTGTCCAGCACGGAGCTGTACGGGGGCTCGTACTCGCTGTTCCACTCCGTGCTGCCGCGCTACGGGATCGAGGTCACCTACGTCAGCCCCCACGACGTGGATGCCGTCGCGGCGGCCCTCCCCGGCGCGAAGCTCTTCTTCGTGGAGACCATCGCCAACCCGAACTGCACGGTCGCGGACCTGGCGGCGCTCGGAGCGCGGTGCCGCGAGGCCGGTGTCCCCTCGGCCGTGGACAACACGTTCGCCTCGCCGTACCTGTGCAACCCGGCGGCGCTCGGGTTCGACGTGGTGCTGCACTCGGCCACCAAGTACGTGGGCGGCCACAGCGACCTCATCGGCGGGGTCGCGTGCGGCTCGGAGGAGACGCGCGTGGCCCTGCGGCGTACGGCCATCGACGTGGGCGGCGCGATGGAGGCGTTCCCGGCATGGCTGTGCCTGCGCGGGCTGGTCACGCTGCCGCTTCGGATCGAACGGCATTCCGGGTCCGCCCAGCGGGTGGCCGAGTTCCTGGAGTCGCATCCGAAGGTCGAACGGGTCCATTACCCGGGCCTGGCCTCCCACCCCCACCACCGGATCGCCCTTCGCGAGCTGCGCGGCGGCCTGGGCGGAGGGATGCTCGCGGTGGAGGTGGGCGGGGGAGTGGACGCCGCGGTGCGGTTCTGCGACTCCTTGAAGCTGGCGTGGGTGGGGACCTCGCTCGGCGGGGACAAGACCCTGGTGGGGCACGCGGCCTCGACCACCCACCGCCAGATGGATCCGGAGGCCCGGCGCGCCGCCGGCATCGCCGACGGCCTGGTCCGCGTGAGCGTGGGCCTGGAGGACGCCGAGGACTTGGTGGCGGACTTCGACCAGGCTCTCGAGAAGGCGTGA
- a CDS encoding 1-acyl-sn-glycerol-3-phosphate acyltransferase: MPAEGPVLVACNHISYFDPLAQGYFLEKAQRRPRFLAKAELYDHWFLRRVLEGTKQIPVHRGTGSAAPVDSAKRALAAGEAVMIYPEGTVTRNPDFTPMEGKTGIARLTLGTDVPVLPIAVWGSQHVWQRDGARSLKFGRPVWVKAGPAMDFSQYEDGKDDPAVLRVVTDHVMAELSRLVGDLRARYPKRWSQ, encoded by the coding sequence GTGCCCGCGGAGGGCCCGGTCCTGGTGGCCTGCAACCACATCTCGTACTTCGACCCGCTGGCCCAGGGGTATTTCCTGGAGAAGGCGCAGCGCCGGCCCCGCTTCCTGGCCAAGGCCGAGCTCTACGACCACTGGTTCCTGCGCCGGGTCCTGGAGGGGACGAAGCAGATCCCGGTCCACCGGGGAACCGGCAGCGCCGCCCCCGTCGACTCGGCCAAGCGGGCCCTGGCCGCCGGCGAGGCCGTGATGATCTATCCCGAGGGCACGGTGACCCGGAACCCCGACTTCACGCCGATGGAGGGGAAGACGGGCATCGCCCGCCTCACGCTCGGCACCGACGTCCCGGTCCTCCCGATCGCGGTGTGGGGCTCCCAGCACGTGTGGCAGCGCGACGGCGCCCGGAGCCTGAAGTTCGGCCGGCCCGTCTGGGTCAAGGCCGGCCCGGCCATGGACTTCTCGCAGTACGAGGACGGGAAGGACGATCCCGCCGTGCTGCGCGTGGTGACCGACCACGTGATGGCCGAGCTGTCGCGGCTGGTGGGGGATCTGCGGGCCCGATACCCGAAGCGGTGGTCGCAGTGA
- a CDS encoding DUF11 domain-containing protein — translation MTAARGARRFLTGFFVITALALAGASPSLAAAPSADLSISKTTGSGSTSPGASIPYSITVHNHGPDAAASAKMTDALPSQTVFVSISAPSGWSCSTPAVGTNGTVTCTTSSMASGDNATFSLQVQVKSNTASGTTITNTASVDSSTKDPDHSNNSGTAKTKVEAEADLSITKAATTSPGVAGATVNYTIDVLNSGPSPAVNVTMTDSIVPPETFRLVTPPKGWTCAPQFQAVTCTKASLPANEVDTIVVQVALSPDIPNFTTVQDTAKVSSDSHDAHPGDNSDTEHLLVVRRADLALTMSGHPHPVAPGHTIHYAIDVHSAGPSDAKKAKVADFVGGRKVFVSVSAPEGWSCSHPAVGETGAVRCTNPLVGPGEDDVIRLVVRVRHHTRPGTFVSNTATVSSPTPDPSGANNHDTVTVKVRNP, via the coding sequence ATGACAGCAGCGAGAGGTGCACGCCGCTTCCTGACAGGGTTCTTCGTCATCACCGCGCTGGCGTTGGCGGGGGCGAGTCCGAGCCTGGCGGCCGCCCCCTCCGCCGACCTGTCCATCTCCAAGACGACCGGTTCCGGTTCCACCTCCCCGGGGGCATCCATCCCGTACAGCATCACCGTGCACAACCACGGGCCCGACGCCGCTGCCTCCGCCAAGATGACCGACGCGCTGCCCTCGCAGACGGTGTTCGTGTCCATCTCGGCCCCGTCCGGATGGAGCTGCTCGACGCCGGCGGTGGGCACGAACGGCACCGTGACCTGCACCACCTCGTCCATGGCCTCGGGGGACAACGCCACCTTCTCGCTCCAGGTCCAGGTGAAGTCGAACACCGCCAGCGGCACCACCATCACCAACACGGCGTCCGTCGACTCCTCGACGAAGGACCCGGACCACTCGAACAACAGCGGCACGGCGAAGACCAAGGTGGAGGCGGAGGCCGACCTGTCCATCACCAAGGCGGCGACCACCAGCCCGGGCGTGGCCGGCGCCACGGTGAACTACACCATCGACGTGCTGAACAGCGGTCCCAGCCCGGCCGTCAACGTGACCATGACCGACTCCATCGTCCCTCCGGAGACGTTCCGGCTGGTGACACCTCCCAAGGGCTGGACGTGCGCTCCGCAGTTCCAGGCGGTGACCTGCACGAAGGCCAGCCTTCCGGCCAACGAGGTGGACACCATCGTCGTGCAGGTGGCCTTGAGCCCGGACATCCCCAACTTCACCACCGTCCAGGACACGGCGAAGGTCTCCTCCGACAGCCACGATGCGCACCCCGGCGACAACAGTGACACGGAACACCTCCTGGTGGTCCGTCGGGCGGACCTCGCTCTCACCATGAGCGGGCATCCGCATCCGGTCGCGCCGGGGCACACCATCCACTACGCGATCGACGTGCACAGCGCCGGCCCCAGCGACGCCAAGAAGGCCAAGGTCGCCGACTTCGTGGGCGGTCGCAAGGTGTTCGTCAGCGTTTCCGCTCCGGAGGGATGGTCGTGCTCGCATCCGGCGGTGGGGGAGACGGGGGCGGTGCGGTGCACCAACCCTCTGGTCGGCCCCGGGGAGGACGACGTGATCCGGCTGGTGGTCCGGGTCCGCCACCACACCCGTCCGGGCACGTTCGTGTCGAACACGGCCACGGTGTCCTCGCCCACTCCGGATCCAAGCGGCGCCAACAACCACGACACCGTCACCGTGAAGGTGCGGAATCCATAG
- a CDS encoding ATP-binding cassette domain-containing protein yields the protein MSGNRSADAGAAGASGDGVLFEARDLRKSYRRGPEEVRALAGVTFALRVGEVVALVGPSGSGKTTLLNVICGWEHPEAGEVTWAGDGGGASASDREGRRGRARREGREVPPVAPERRPWSDLAIVPQDLGLLEELSVLENVELPLRLSHRLDSEGRARAVGFLEEFGLVAYSERRPGEISLGEQQRVALARAMVIRPRLLLADEPTGHQDEGWAREVFRAFRESTAAGTTCLVATHSQEFLKHVDRVLSIRDGRIEADSTAG from the coding sequence GTGAGCGGCAATCGAAGCGCGGACGCCGGTGCCGCAGGCGCGTCGGGCGACGGCGTGCTCTTCGAGGCCCGGGACCTCCGGAAGTCCTACCGACGGGGCCCGGAGGAGGTCCGCGCGCTGGCGGGCGTGACGTTCGCGCTCCGGGTGGGTGAGGTGGTGGCGCTGGTCGGACCGTCCGGCTCCGGCAAGACCACCCTGCTGAACGTGATCTGCGGATGGGAGCATCCCGAGGCCGGCGAGGTGACCTGGGCCGGGGACGGCGGCGGCGCCAGCGCCAGCGACCGCGAGGGGCGCAGGGGCCGCGCCCGGCGCGAGGGGCGAGAGGTTCCGCCCGTGGCCCCCGAGCGGCGGCCCTGGTCGGACCTCGCCATCGTGCCCCAGGACCTCGGATTGCTCGAGGAGCTCTCGGTGCTGGAGAACGTCGAGCTCCCGCTCCGGCTGTCGCACCGGCTGGACAGCGAAGGGCGGGCCCGGGCCGTCGGGTTCCTGGAGGAGTTCGGGCTGGTCGCCTACAGCGAGCGCCGGCCCGGCGAGATCTCGCTGGGGGAGCAGCAGCGCGTGGCCCTGGCCCGGGCCATGGTGATCCGCCCACGCCTCCTCCTCGCCGACGAGCCCACCGGACACCAGGACGAGGGGTGGGCCCGCGAGGTCTTCCGGGCGTTCCGCGAGTCCACCGCCGCGGGGACGACCTGCCTGGTGGCGACCCACAGCCAGGAGTTCCTGAAGCACGTCGACCGGGTCCTGTCGATCCGCGACGGCCGCATCGAGGCCGACTCGACCGCCGGGTAG
- a CDS encoding ABC transporter ATP-binding protein, translating to MPAEPRDAPTGPTAAPVAAEVEPAGLAASCTGVVKIYWTATGEVNALKGVDASFPRAAVTAVVGPSGSGKSSLLRILAALDRPTAGQVRVGDVELSGLSFGRLRKVRRRLIGYVFQRPADNLIPYLTASQHLALVARLRGRRGAAGADELLEFLGIADRRHHLPHQLSGGEQQRLAFAQAVVGGPPIVVADEPTAELDSASGEALLQLVGGLARMGTSFVVATHDHAVVRQADRTLYLRHGAMEGEAGAERMLSVIDAAGRIQLPPEALRLFPDRRAVIALEEDHVRITPP from the coding sequence TTGCCGGCTGAACCACGCGACGCGCCCACGGGACCGACGGCCGCACCCGTCGCAGCGGAGGTCGAACCGGCAGGCCTGGCCGCCAGCTGCACCGGCGTGGTCAAGATCTACTGGACGGCGACGGGAGAGGTGAACGCCCTGAAGGGCGTGGACGCGTCCTTCCCCCGGGCCGCCGTCACCGCCGTGGTGGGCCCCTCGGGTTCCGGGAAGTCCTCGCTGCTGCGGATCCTCGCCGCCCTGGACCGGCCCACCGCCGGCCAGGTTCGCGTCGGCGACGTGGAGCTGTCGGGCCTGTCCTTCGGCCGGCTCCGCAAGGTCCGCCGCCGGCTGATCGGGTACGTGTTCCAGCGGCCCGCCGACAACCTGATCCCGTACCTCACGGCGTCGCAGCATCTCGCGCTGGTGGCCCGGCTCCGAGGGCGTCGCGGCGCGGCCGGCGCGGACGAGCTGCTGGAGTTCCTGGGAATCGCCGACCGCCGCCACCACCTCCCGCACCAGCTCTCCGGCGGCGAGCAGCAACGCCTCGCCTTCGCCCAGGCCGTGGTGGGCGGCCCGCCCATCGTGGTGGCCGACGAGCCCACGGCCGAGCTGGACAGCGCGTCCGGCGAGGCCCTCCTCCAGCTGGTCGGCGGCCTCGCCCGGATGGGCACGTCGTTCGTGGTGGCGACCCACGACCATGCCGTGGTCCGGCAGGCGGACCGGACGCTGTATCTCCGGCACGGAGCGATGGAGGGCGAGGCCGGCGCCGAGCGGATGCTCTCCGTGATCGACGCCGCCGGGAGGATCCAGCTCCCGCCCGAGGCCCTCCGCCTGTTCCCCGACCGGCGGGCCGTCATCGCCCTCGAGGAGGACCACGTGAGGATCACCCCACCGTGA